The stretch of DNA GTATTATTCCAGGACCGCGGCTCCAGGTTGCCGGGCCAGCCATTGTGGCTACCGGCAGTTATGGCCCCAAGGGGTTTGCGCCTCATTTTACGCCGCCACTTGGCGCCAATGAAGCAGATGGCGTCGACGGACTCATCAAAGAAGTGCGCACCCAAATGGGCAATGGAGCAGATTTCATCAAGGTATACGCTGACTATCGTTGGGGGCCGGACGGAGAGGCCAGGCCGACGTTCTCCCAGGAAGAGCTGGAACTGATCGTCAAAACAGCAGCGAGTAGTGGTCGCAAGGTGGTGGCCCACGCTGCTACGGCCGAGGGTATGCGCAGAGCGATCTTAGCCGGGGTGGTCAGCATCGAGCATGGAGATGGCGGCACGCCGGAGGTCTTTGAACTGATGGCCGAAAAAGGCGTGGTACTTTGCCCGACAATAGCAGCCGGAGACGCCATTATCCAATACCAAGGTTGGCAGAAAGGGAAAGCCCCTGAACCCAGTCGCATTACCCAAAAAAGGAGATCGGTCAGCCAAGCCTTGGCCGCAGGTGTAACGATCAGCGCAGGGGGCGATGTAGGCGTTTTTTCGCATGGCGACAATGTCCGGGAGCTGGAAATGATGGCCGCCTATGGGATGCCTATCCTCGATGTCCTTCGCTCCGCGACCAGCATCAATGCCAAGATGATGGGCTGGGAGGATAAAATTGGGCGACTCAAGACTGCTTTTCTGGCCGATTTATTAGTAGTGGAGGGAAGACCGGATCTTGATATCACGGATTTGAGAAAAGTGAAGATGGTAATGAAAGGCGGATCTTGGGTGATAAGGTAGCATGGTAAAAAAAAAAGTCGTGTCATAGCGACACGACCTTCCAAATTGAACTAGTATGAAAAAACTCTATTATAATAACTCCAATAGATGTACAAATGTTGCATGAATGGTGTGTGGATATTCGGTTTATCAGACTAACACACTCATTTTATCGTTAAACGTTAAACAAAAATGGATAGGGTATCCCTGGGACTATTCATCAGCAAGAAATTCGCCTTTAGGGGAATACTTTTGGATTTGGGCTATTGTTAGGTCAAAGTTGCTTTTTAGACCGCTTTTTTGAATAGTTTTGAGCTTATATTGGGAATTAAATGCAAGAACGAATTATAAGTATCATCAAACGAGTAGGACCTCACCTTTTATTTTGGGTTGGGGTGCTTTTGGTGTATTATCGAAACGCCCAAATTCGAAATTGGACGGCTCATTATTGGACCTCCATGGGTTGGATTTTACCTGTAGATATCGCTGCAGTCTATTTTACTGCTTACTTTTTAGTGCCGCGTTATTTACTACAGAAGAAATACAGCACTTTTCTCATCTTGTTTTTTTTATCCAATACCTTTTTTGTTTTGTTGGAAAATGCCATTTACCATTTCTATGTCAATCCGACTTTATACGAGGGTTATGATCGTCCCTTTTTCTTTTTGCCTACAATTTGGAATATCATTCTTGGCATGGACATCTATGTCTTTCTTTTTTGTGGTATTCAGCTTTATCAATATTGGATCCGGGATCAAAAAAAGCAATCTGAGCTCATTCAGCAAAGTTTGAGTAGCGAGTTGGCCCTTTTACGTTCACAAATCAACCCCCATTTTTTATTTAATACCCTTAATAATATTGACTTGTTGGTGTTCAAAAATCAACAAAAAGCTTCGGACTCGATTGTCAAGTTGTCAGAAATCATGCGATATATGCTATATGAGGCGAACACCGAATCGGTTCCATTATACAAAGAGCTGCAATACCTGGAAAGCATGATTGACTTAATCCGATTGAGGGTAAAAGATCCTGCTTTTATTGCCTTTGAAGTGAGTGGCGATACCAATGGAAAAATGATTTCCCCTATGTTATTGGTGCCATTTGTCGAAAATGCCTATAAACACGGCAAAAAAACAGGCAAAGCACCAGGAATTAGTATTAAATTAAACATTACCAATAGCCATTATGAGTTTTATGTTTTTAATCGAAAAGATACCGGCTATGTAGAAGCTAAAGATTTTACTGGCGGCATTGGTCTAAGCAATGTGAAACGTCGATTAGCATTGTTATATCCAGATAAGCATGAACTGAACATTAAGGAAAGCAATGATACTTTTGAGGTGTTCCTAAGCCTTCCAATTATCTAAAAAAATCACCTATGAAAATAAGTTGTATTGCCGTTGACGATGAGCCCTTGGCCTTGGAAAAAATGGAAAAATACATTGACAAGGTAGATTATTTGGATTTGAAAGGGACTTTCGACAATGCTTTTGATGCTTTGAATTTTTTGAGACAGCAAAGGGTTGATTTGATGTTCCTGGATATTCAGATGGATGAATTGACGGGGATTCAATTGCTGGAGGTTTTAAAAAACCAACCTAAAGTGGTACTCACTACGGCCTATGACCAATATGCCTTAAGGGGCTATGAACTGGATGTGATTGATTATTTGTTAAAGCCTTTTAGTTTTCAGCGTTTTCTTAAAGCAGTTGAAAAGGTGTTTGAAAGTTTGCGACAGGCAAGCCCTCTGATCGCTCCTGCGCCATTGAAATTGGAGTCTGATTATATCCTGGTGCGCTCTGATTACCGTTTACAAAAGGTAAAACTGCTTGAAATTCAGTACATTGAGGGAATGAAGGATTATTCCCGTATTTTCACACCAACCCATAAAGTGATGACTCTGCAAAACCTCAAGAAGTTGGAGGAGGTGCTTCCGTGTCCGCCTTTTTTACGGGTTCATAAGTCCTTTATTATTTCTGTTGACAAGGTAGATAGTATTGGAAAGAATGATATTATTGTAGCGGACAGGACCATTCCGATTGGTGGTTTGTATAAGAAGAGTTTTATGGATTACCTGGATCAGCAGAAGTTAATTGGGTAATGTGAGGTATGAGCGTCTTTTCCCAATTGGTCTTGGCTGACTAGGCATTTACAAGGATGCTGGGCCACAAGGACTGTTTTTTAACGCCGAATCTGTTAAGGGTGGACTACCTTCCGCGGGCTTGGCCTTGGTTTGGCTCTAAAGTTTGCTTTTCTGCCTTTTGCGGAAAAAGGTGTTGGGCGGATGTCTTTCATCGCAAACCTCAGAGCATGTTTGGAGGTCGCTTTTGGAGGCAAAAAGTGTCAATTTTTCGCTGACTGGGATGGCTTGATACAATGTATCAACAGTGCCTTTTTGAAGTTCATACCCTTCGGTACGGACGAAAAAAGCAACGAAGTATCAGCGAAAAAGGGATAGTTTTAGACCCAAATCGACCTTGGGAGATTCATGAACACCATAAATCACTATAAAGGCCGTGAATAAAGGGTGACCTCCAAACATGCTCTCACATTTGGTTAGCGATTGCGGCCGTATTGTTCGTGGGAGGACACCCATTCATCAGCAGCTACAGCGGCGCCGAGGGACAGTTCGCCACACAAGGTTACGGCGGCGATAATTTCTGCTAGCTTGTTTACCATTCCACTACCGTAACATCCCATTATTTCCAGGCATTCACGTTGGGTAGGGAGGCCCGTGCCGCCTCCGTAGGTGGCTACAATCAAGGCTGGGATGGTGATCGAATAATAATAATCGCCATTGGGCAGAAGCTCTCCAAAATGATACCCGGCGGAAGACTCTGCGACATTGGCTACATCCTGGCCCGTGGCGATAAACATGGCCGTGACGCCATTGGCAATATGTGCCCCATTACTGACCGAACCCGACATCAAGGCGCCGGCGGTAGATAGTTGTCGGAGGCCAAAAAGTTTCTCAGCCGAAATATGCAACACTTCCTTCATTAGTTTTTGAGGGAGGGTGATTTCAGCGACGACCTTTTTTCCCCTGGTTTCCAGGGCATTGAGTAGGGAATGTTTCTTATCGGTATCCAATCCGGCGGCCAGGGAAAAGTTTTCCAGACCCGCTGGCTGTTGGTTCAATATCCAGCTGCAAGCCTGGTGGGTCGCTTTGGTCACCATGTTTTGTCCGGCAGCATCACCGGTGCTGTAGTTAAAGCGCAACCACCGCATTTTGCTCATGGGGTATTGATGGATGTCAAGCAATTTGCCGACAGCGGTTGTTTGTTCTGCCTCGGCTTTAATCTGTGCAAAATGCTGTTCCACCCAATGGCCAAATTCCCGGGCATACCTGGCATTTTTGAAGACAAAAACCGGAGCGCGATTCATGGCATCATCCACTACCGTCGTGGTAATTCCACCGGCCAGGCTGGCGATCTTCATGCCTCGGTTATAGCTGGCGACCAAGGTCCCTTCGGTTGTTGCCATAGGGATGTAAAACTCGCCTTTTGCCTCCTCTCCGTTGATCAAAAGCGGGCCTGCAACGCCAATAGGCACCTGGGCCACCCCTATGAAGTTTTCGATGTTTCCAGCTACTACTTGCGGGTCAAAGGCATAATGATTCATATGTTGGAAAGAAAGGCCTTTTTCTGTTTCCACCGTATTTCTCCGCAAGGCCGCTTGCGCTTCGGTGTAATCATTTGTTTTAGAATATGGTATTTTCTTGAGCATAAGTTGGTTTTGAAAGCATGGAA from Saprospiraceae bacterium encodes:
- a CDS encoding amidohydrolase family protein, translated to MRSIYSIIIVYFCFQLQAQTGPSPILLLPDHLFDGQEMHQDWGLVVQADTIVAVGPAATLARFKNAEVITLKGMTLLPGLIEGHAHLLLHPYNEVSWNDQVLKESQAERVIRATIHANKTLEAGFTTVRDLGSEGAGYADVGIKTAIEKGIIPGPRLQVAGPAIVATGSYGPKGFAPHFTPPLGANEADGVDGLIKEVRTQMGNGADFIKVYADYRWGPDGEARPTFSQEELELIVKTAASSGRKVVAHAATAEGMRRAILAGVVSIEHGDGGTPEVFELMAEKGVVLCPTIAAGDAIIQYQGWQKGKAPEPSRITQKRRSVSQALAAGVTISAGGDVGVFSHGDNVRELEMMAAYGMPILDVLRSATSINAKMMGWEDKIGRLKTAFLADLLVVEGRPDLDITDLRKVKMVMKGGSWVIR
- a CDS encoding histidine kinase, encoding MQERIISIIKRVGPHLLFWVGVLLVYYRNAQIRNWTAHYWTSMGWILPVDIAAVYFTAYFLVPRYLLQKKYSTFLILFFLSNTFFVLLENAIYHFYVNPTLYEGYDRPFFFLPTIWNIILGMDIYVFLFCGIQLYQYWIRDQKKQSELIQQSLSSELALLRSQINPHFLFNTLNNIDLLVFKNQQKASDSIVKLSEIMRYMLYEANTESVPLYKELQYLESMIDLIRLRVKDPAFIAFEVSGDTNGKMISPMLLVPFVENAYKHGKKTGKAPGISIKLNITNSHYEFYVFNRKDTGYVEAKDFTGGIGLSNVKRRLALLYPDKHELNIKESNDTFEVFLSLPII
- a CDS encoding response regulator transcription factor; the protein is MKISCIAVDDEPLALEKMEKYIDKVDYLDLKGTFDNAFDALNFLRQQRVDLMFLDIQMDELTGIQLLEVLKNQPKVVLTTAYDQYALRGYELDVIDYLLKPFSFQRFLKAVEKVFESLRQASPLIAPAPLKLESDYILVRSDYRLQKVKLLEIQYIEGMKDYSRIFTPTHKVMTLQNLKKLEEVLPCPPFLRVHKSFIISVDKVDSIGKNDIIVADRTIPIGGLYKKSFMDYLDQQKLIG
- a CDS encoding hydroxymethylglutaryl-CoA reductase: MLKKIPYSKTNDYTEAQAALRRNTVETEKGLSFQHMNHYAFDPQVVAGNIENFIGVAQVPIGVAGPLLINGEEAKGEFYIPMATTEGTLVASYNRGMKIASLAGGITTTVVDDAMNRAPVFVFKNARYAREFGHWVEQHFAQIKAEAEQTTAVGKLLDIHQYPMSKMRWLRFNYSTGDAAGQNMVTKATHQACSWILNQQPAGLENFSLAAGLDTDKKHSLLNALETRGKKVVAEITLPQKLMKEVLHISAEKLFGLRQLSTAGALMSGSVSNGAHIANGVTAMFIATGQDVANVAESSAGYHFGELLPNGDYYYSITIPALIVATYGGGTGLPTQRECLEIMGCYGSGMVNKLAEIIAAVTLCGELSLGAAVAADEWVSSHEQYGRNR